A genome region from Baekduia alba includes the following:
- the pucL gene encoding factor-independent urate hydroxylase: MTDARISYGKLSVPVHLVRGERLLAADVSMEVLGQGFLPAYTEGDNSAVVATDTMKNVILRRAHEYDGETLEGLLYDLGRGFLETYPEMEGLRLWAEAQPWVPESGKLFRRVEGDHAIATLELAPGGGVIDHEAGHVGLQLLKTTGSAFTKFARDDDTTLPERKDRPLFIHLDVRWKYGDATDAVGDAHVPSGDVLAVVLETFDELVSESIQHLVYEMGQRVLASFPALTQVSFRGENHTYDPVPGAADADPLAKTYTSPFPAWGLITLVLDR, encoded by the coding sequence TTGACCGACGCCCGCATCTCCTACGGCAAGCTCTCGGTGCCCGTGCACCTCGTGCGCGGCGAGCGCCTGCTCGCCGCCGACGTCAGCATGGAGGTACTGGGCCAGGGCTTCCTGCCGGCCTACACCGAGGGCGACAACTCGGCGGTCGTGGCGACCGACACCATGAAGAACGTCATCCTGCGCCGCGCGCACGAGTACGACGGGGAGACGCTCGAGGGGTTGTTGTACGACCTGGGTCGCGGGTTCCTGGAGACCTACCCGGAGATGGAGGGCCTGCGGCTGTGGGCCGAGGCGCAGCCATGGGTACCCGAGAGCGGCAAGCTGTTCCGCCGTGTGGAGGGCGACCACGCGATCGCGACGCTGGAGCTCGCGCCCGGCGGCGGCGTCATCGACCACGAGGCCGGCCACGTCGGGCTGCAACTGCTGAAGACGACGGGCTCGGCGTTCACGAAGTTCGCGCGCGACGACGACACCACGTTGCCGGAGCGCAAGGACCGGCCGTTGTTCATCCACCTCGACGTGCGCTGGAAGTACGGCGACGCGACCGACGCGGTGGGCGACGCGCACGTGCCGTCGGGCGACGTGCTCGCGGTCGTCCTGGAGACGTTCGACGAGCTCGTGTCCGAGTCGATCCAGCACCTGGTGTACGAGATGGGCCAGCGCGTCCTGGCATCGTTCCCGGCGCTGACGCAGGTGTCGTTCCGGGGCGAGAACCACACCTACGACCCGGTGCCCGGGGCGGCCGACGCCGACCCGCTGGCCAAGACCTACACCTCGCCGTTCCCCGCATGGGGGTTGATCACGCTGGTGCTCGATCGATGA
- a CDS encoding creatininase family protein produces MSAGARSLADLRAPEIADRLSPSSVLLQPVGAIEQHGPHLPLSTDLLIADALAAAVVAARGDELDLWLLPPLAYTKSNEHAWAPGTIWLSPQTMLSVLDDLGRSLATLPAKKLVFLNGHGGNTALLTVANRELRLAHGLMTFLMHPSQPRDSGGAADVHDDELGMGVHAGRDETSVVLHLRPELVDMSVAERSIPNAFAGNARVRFGGDVAFGWAADDLSATGAIGDPTLASAELGATLWAGMIASAAEALAEIAAFAFER; encoded by the coding sequence ATGAGCGCGGGCGCGCGCTCGCTCGCCGACCTCCGCGCGCCGGAGATCGCGGACCGGCTGTCGCCGTCGTCCGTGCTGCTGCAGCCGGTGGGCGCGATCGAGCAGCACGGGCCGCACCTGCCGCTGTCCACCGACCTGCTGATCGCCGACGCGCTGGCCGCCGCGGTCGTCGCAGCCCGCGGCGACGAGCTCGACCTGTGGCTGCTGCCGCCGTTGGCCTACACGAAGTCCAACGAGCACGCGTGGGCGCCGGGGACGATCTGGCTGTCGCCGCAGACCATGTTGTCGGTGTTGGACGACCTCGGGCGCTCGCTCGCGACCCTCCCCGCCAAGAAGCTCGTGTTCCTCAACGGCCACGGTGGCAACACCGCGCTGCTCACCGTCGCCAACCGCGAGCTGCGCCTCGCGCACGGGCTGATGACGTTCCTCATGCACCCGTCCCAGCCGCGCGACAGCGGCGGCGCGGCGGACGTGCACGACGACGAGCTCGGGATGGGCGTGCACGCGGGACGCGACGAGACCTCCGTCGTCCTGCACCTCCGCCCGGAGTTGGTGGACATGTCGGTCGCGGAGCGATCGATCCCGAACGCGTTCGCCGGCAACGCCCGCGTCCGCTTCGGCGGCGACGTCGCGTTCGGCTGGGCCGCCGACGACCTCTCCGCCACCGGCGCCATCGGCGACCCGACGCTCGCCTCAGCCGAGCTCGGCGCCACGCTGTGGGCCGGCATGATCGCCTCCGCGGCCGAGGCCCTCGCCGAGATCGCCGCGTTCGCGTTCGAGCGATGA
- a CDS encoding amidohydrolase family protein: MSALLVRGAAFVWTGERVVSDVDLLCVDGRVVEIGPGVAAPPGAAVLDAAGCAVIPGLVNAHHHLLQSAFRTLPGTRGVPMRDWLGVMNAAYRAVGVDPELCGAAAAVGLAEALLCGVTTVADHHLTWPAGADHAGMAEAVFGAAGALGARLVFVRGTAGDDPDVAASAADALAALLPPASLAVGPAGVHSDGRATFDALREVAVRHGLPRRTQANEQVDVVVAAERYGRRPLELLEEWGWLEEGVTIAHLCAVTDAEIARVAASGATVTHAPGCDLPMGWGLAPAGALLDAGAVVGLGTSGGGSNDAGHLLADARLALQASPLSGRPLTAVEVLTMATRGGALGLARSELGSLEPGAAADLNVYDLSGVADAGIGDPLPALLWTSPGRRPRDVVVDGSVVVRCGALVDTDERALASSLHDLLTARRSAA; encoded by the coding sequence ATGAGCGCGCTGCTCGTTCGCGGAGCGGCGTTCGTCTGGACCGGCGAGCGGGTGGTCTCCGACGTCGACCTGCTCTGCGTCGACGGGCGCGTCGTGGAGATCGGGCCCGGTGTCGCCGCTCCGCCCGGCGCCGCGGTCCTCGACGCCGCCGGCTGCGCCGTGATCCCGGGCCTCGTCAACGCCCACCACCATCTCCTGCAGAGCGCGTTCCGGACGCTGCCCGGGACGCGCGGCGTGCCGATGCGCGACTGGCTCGGCGTGATGAACGCGGCGTACCGCGCCGTCGGCGTCGACCCGGAGCTGTGCGGCGCGGCCGCGGCCGTCGGGCTGGCCGAGGCGCTGCTGTGCGGCGTGACGACGGTGGCCGACCACCACCTGACATGGCCGGCGGGCGCCGACCACGCCGGGATGGCGGAGGCGGTCTTCGGCGCGGCGGGGGCGCTCGGCGCCCGGCTGGTGTTCGTGCGCGGCACCGCGGGCGACGACCCGGATGTCGCCGCCTCCGCCGCCGACGCGCTGGCCGCGCTCCTCCCCCCGGCCTCGCTCGCCGTAGGGCCGGCCGGCGTGCACAGCGACGGGCGGGCGACGTTCGACGCGCTGCGCGAGGTGGCGGTCCGGCACGGGCTGCCGCGGCGGACGCAGGCCAACGAGCAGGTCGACGTGGTCGTTGCCGCGGAGCGCTACGGGCGCCGGCCACTGGAGCTGCTGGAGGAGTGGGGCTGGCTGGAAGAGGGCGTGACGATCGCGCACCTCTGCGCCGTCACCGACGCGGAGATCGCGCGCGTGGCGGCCTCCGGCGCGACCGTCACCCACGCGCCGGGCTGCGACCTGCCGATGGGCTGGGGGCTCGCGCCGGCGGGGGCGCTGCTGGACGCGGGCGCAGTTGTAGGACTCGGCACCAGCGGCGGCGGCTCCAACGACGCGGGCCACCTGCTGGCCGACGCCCGCCTCGCGCTCCAGGCGTCGCCGCTGAGCGGCCGCCCGCTGACGGCGGTCGAGGTCCTGACGATGGCCACGCGCGGCGGCGCGCTGGGCCTGGCCCGGAGCGAGTTGGGGTCGTTGGAGCCGGGCGCGGCGGCCGATCTCAACGTGTATGACCTGAGCGGCGTCGCGGATGCGGGCATCGGCGATCCCCTCCCTGCTCTCCTCTGGACCTCCCCTGGCCGCCGCCCGCGCGATGTCGTGGTGGACGGCAGCGTGGTCGTGCGCTGCGGCGCCCTCGTCGACACCGACGAGCGAGCGCTCGCGTCCTCGCTCCACGACCTCCTCACGGCACGCCGCTCCGCCGCATGA
- a CDS encoding phytoene desaturase family protein yields MTADARHDVVIVGGGHNGLTCAAYLARGGVDVCVLEARDSVGGCASTVEVLGGARVNICNCDHALVRATGIIEELDLAAHGLRYLDLEPAQLALPWDTGLAPWFLFSDVERTLQSLALTHPDQVAGYRRYVDDLLPAARLVMEMTGGVPTPLGVATRLAKTRGRGLAALLKLSRRSAADVLRDYFTSDALLGPVATTGPAVWGLPPQAPGTGLGALGYALRHLIAVGRPVGGSGALTDALASAVRGAGGTIRTGARVSAILCDAGTVAGVRLGEGTRVDAPVVISAGDPRRTLVELLHAPPAQARDLVARWRDRPVREGYESKVDAVVDALPRPRGLHQEHLDELGIGAVLNATMVVAPGLDAILAAHRDAEAGRVATNPLFLSNVPSVLDPTVAPAGGGHVFSLETLFTPYRLHGGWPGSAEPERWLAAFARSMEPGFLDGVRRWRLVGPDDYERDFSMPAGYAPSFAGGPLAALLGRDRELTRYTTPVSGLYLTGSGTFPGAGVSGAPGRNTARVVLGDLGVTARRAAPAYAGGGSGRPPQRNVG; encoded by the coding sequence ATGACCGCCGACGCGCGCCACGACGTCGTCATCGTCGGCGGCGGCCACAACGGGCTGACGTGCGCGGCCTACCTCGCGCGCGGGGGCGTCGACGTCTGCGTCCTGGAGGCGCGCGACAGCGTCGGCGGCTGCGCTTCGACCGTCGAGGTCCTCGGCGGCGCGCGGGTCAACATCTGCAACTGCGACCACGCGCTGGTCCGGGCGACCGGCATCATCGAGGAGCTGGACCTCGCCGCCCACGGCCTGCGGTACCTGGACCTCGAGCCGGCGCAGCTGGCGCTGCCGTGGGATACGGGGTTGGCGCCGTGGTTCCTGTTCTCCGACGTCGAGCGCACGCTCCAGTCGCTGGCGCTCACCCATCCCGACCAGGTCGCGGGCTACCGCCGCTACGTCGACGACCTGCTGCCCGCCGCGCGGTTGGTGATGGAGATGACCGGCGGCGTGCCGACCCCGCTGGGCGTCGCGACGCGGCTCGCCAAGACGCGCGGGCGCGGACTCGCGGCGTTGTTGAAGCTGTCGCGCCGCAGCGCCGCCGACGTGCTGCGCGACTACTTCACTTCCGACGCGCTGCTCGGCCCGGTCGCGACGACCGGGCCCGCCGTCTGGGGCCTGCCGCCGCAGGCGCCGGGGACCGGCCTCGGGGCGCTGGGCTACGCGCTGCGCCATCTCATCGCGGTCGGTCGCCCGGTCGGCGGGTCGGGCGCGCTGACCGACGCGCTGGCGAGCGCCGTGCGCGGCGCGGGCGGCACCATCCGGACGGGCGCCCGCGTCAGCGCGATCCTCTGCGACGCCGGCACGGTCGCGGGCGTCCGCCTCGGCGAGGGCACGCGCGTCGACGCGCCGGTCGTCATCTCCGCCGGGGATCCGCGCCGGACGCTCGTCGAGCTCCTCCACGCGCCGCCGGCGCAGGCCCGGGACCTCGTCGCCCGGTGGCGCGACCGGCCGGTGCGCGAGGGCTACGAGAGCAAGGTCGATGCGGTCGTCGACGCCCTCCCCCGGCCCCGAGGCCTCCATCAAGAGCATCTCGACGAGCTGGGGATCGGCGCGGTGCTCAACGCCACCATGGTGGTCGCGCCCGGCCTCGACGCGATCCTCGCCGCCCACCGCGACGCCGAGGCCGGCCGCGTGGCGACCAACCCGTTGTTCCTGTCCAACGTCCCGTCGGTGCTCGACCCCACCGTCGCGCCCGCCGGCGGCGGCCACGTCTTCAGCCTCGAGACGCTGTTCACGCCGTACCGGCTGCATGGCGGCTGGCCGGGGTCGGCCGAGCCCGAACGCTGGCTGGCGGCCTTCGCGCGGTCGATGGAGCCCGGCTTCCTGGACGGCGTCCGCCGCTGGCGCCTGGTCGGACCCGACGACTACGAGCGCGACTTCTCGATGCCCGCCGGGTACGCGCCCTCCTTCGCGGGCGGCCCGCTCGCGGCGCTGCTCGGCCGCGACCGCGAGCTGACCCGCTACACGACGCCCGTGTCCGGCCTCTACCTGACCGGCTCCGGGACGTTCCCGGGCGCGGGCGTGTCGGGCGCGCCGGGGCGCAACACGGCACGGGTGGTCCTGGGCGACCTCGGCGTCACCGCGCGGCGCGCTGCGCCCGCCTATGCCGGCGGCGGGTCCGGCCGACCGCCCCAGAGGAACGTCGGGTAG
- a CDS encoding glycosyltransferase, producing MTGRLSVRRRALAALERRLNALGDRVVADAAAREQHLAVTIEDLGERLGALEAVAGAADERAGAGAAQLAARAATLDDQLGALGERIAALEHRLGDELAPMLRAVVDDEAGNRRRLWALRDDPDYALAYTEDEPLVSVAIATHDRLELLLERSLPSVLGQTYERLEVTVVGDAAPPAVGAAVARIGDPRITYINLPTRVRGPEGRHWLTAATQTRNEGYRVARGRWTLDFDDDDALHPDAVAVLLEHARVTRAEVAYGDIEQHAPDGTVERLGAFPPAPGAFSLSAALVHSGLRIFAREHVAAAMGVPGDWYRAERMLRAGVRFAHRPGPVFAYYPTFLWGGRPDPPPA from the coding sequence ATGACCGGGCGCCTGAGCGTGCGCCGGCGCGCGCTGGCCGCGCTGGAGCGGCGGTTGAACGCGTTGGGCGATCGCGTCGTCGCCGACGCCGCCGCGCGCGAGCAGCATCTCGCCGTGACGATCGAGGACCTGGGCGAGCGGCTCGGCGCGCTGGAGGCCGTCGCCGGCGCGGCGGACGAGCGTGCCGGCGCCGGCGCCGCGCAGCTCGCCGCGCGCGCCGCCACGCTCGACGACCAGCTCGGAGCGCTCGGCGAGCGGATCGCCGCGCTCGAGCACCGCCTCGGCGACGAGCTCGCCCCGATGCTGCGCGCGGTCGTCGACGACGAGGCCGGCAACCGCCGCCGGCTGTGGGCCCTGCGCGACGACCCCGACTACGCGCTCGCCTACACCGAGGACGAGCCGCTGGTGAGCGTCGCGATCGCGACGCACGACCGCCTGGAGCTGCTGCTCGAGCGCAGCCTCCCGTCCGTGCTCGGCCAGACCTACGAGCGCCTGGAGGTGACGGTCGTGGGCGACGCCGCGCCGCCGGCGGTCGGAGCGGCCGTCGCCCGCATCGGGGACCCGCGGATCACCTACATCAACCTGCCCACCCGCGTCCGTGGCCCCGAGGGCCGCCATTGGCTCACCGCCGCGACGCAGACGCGCAACGAGGGCTACCGCGTCGCCCGTGGGCGCTGGACGCTCGACTTCGACGACGACGACGCGCTGCACCCCGACGCCGTCGCGGTCCTGCTCGAGCACGCCCGCGTCACCCGCGCCGAGGTCGCCTACGGCGACATCGAGCAGCACGCGCCCGACGGCACCGTCGAGCGGCTCGGCGCCTTCCCGCCGGCGCCCGGCGCGTTCTCCCTCTCCGCCGCGCTGGTCCACTCCGGCCTGCGCATCTTCGCCCGCGAGCACGTCGCCGCCGCGATGGGGGTCCCCGGCGACTGGTATCGGGCCGAACGCATGCTGCGGGCCGGCGTGCGCTTCGCCCACCGGCCGGGCCCGGTGTTCGCCTACTACCCGACGTTCCTCTGGGGCGGTCGGCCGGACCCGCCGCCGGCATAG
- a CDS encoding 3-keto-5-aminohexanoate cleavage protein: MPRTADHVPHPLRPYPPLVVNVALTGMVPRRATVPHVPVTPEQIVADAGAVFAAGATILHLHARRADDEGPDWRRDAYAEFVPEIRARCPGVVVCVTTSGRDAAGLDQRADVLALDGDARPDMASLTLGSLNFRTTASVNAPETIVALATRMRERGIRPELEVFDTGMAYLAHELVARDVLEPPLYANVILGSPNTAPATAEALAQLTRALPAGTTWAAGGLGAFQLPMNAVAVFTGGHVRTGLEDNAWMDAERTVPATNARLVGRVAELARIAGRPLATAAQTRALLGLPGG, encoded by the coding sequence GTGCCCCGCACCGCCGACCACGTCCCGCACCCGCTGCGTCCGTATCCGCCGCTCGTCGTCAACGTGGCGCTGACGGGCATGGTGCCGCGCAGGGCGACGGTCCCGCACGTCCCGGTGACGCCCGAGCAGATCGTCGCCGACGCGGGCGCCGTGTTCGCGGCCGGCGCGACGATCCTGCACCTGCACGCGCGGCGCGCCGACGACGAGGGGCCGGACTGGCGGCGTGACGCCTACGCGGAGTTCGTGCCCGAGATCCGGGCGCGCTGCCCCGGCGTCGTGGTGTGCGTGACGACCAGCGGCCGCGACGCCGCCGGGCTCGACCAGCGCGCCGACGTCCTCGCGCTCGACGGCGACGCGCGCCCCGACATGGCGAGCCTCACGCTCGGCTCGCTGAACTTCCGGACCACGGCCAGCGTCAACGCGCCGGAGACGATCGTCGCGCTCGCGACGCGGATGCGCGAGCGCGGGATCCGGCCGGAGCTCGAGGTCTTCGACACGGGCATGGCCTACCTCGCGCACGAGCTCGTCGCACGCGACGTCCTCGAGCCGCCGCTCTACGCCAACGTGATCCTCGGCAGCCCGAACACGGCGCCCGCGACCGCCGAGGCGCTCGCGCAGCTCACGCGCGCGCTGCCGGCCGGGACGACCTGGGCCGCCGGCGGCCTCGGCGCCTTCCAGCTCCCGATGAACGCCGTGGCGGTCTTCACCGGCGGGCACGTCCGGACCGGGTTGGAGGACAACGCGTGGATGGACGCCGAGCGCACCGTCCCGGCGACCAACGCGCGGCTGGTGGGTCGGGTGGCCGAGCTGGCGCGGATCGCGGGCCGGCCGTTGGCGACGGCCGCGCAGACCCGCGCGCTGCTGGGGCTGCCGGGCGGCTGA
- a CDS encoding right-handed parallel beta-helix repeat-containing protein, translating into MKAFLGALVVAALLPGVASATTYHATDSTFASIFASASGGDTIYLADGDYTGFTGATKSSTVTVRPEPGDTPALSLDLDDTASHITFDGFTDLGGWLVNGSDHITIEHSTLTAPIALYNGATDITLDDVVLDDLGEATWEGRLSIIDAHGVTVENSHFGGNAGCSDGIFLGGGSDDVLIQGNEFEGIQQGSCGAHSDPIQFYGSSDVTVDSNYFHDNSTGLMSPDGAGSPFTWTNNVMVADGYAWAVVDGGGVGDVIRHNTIVGDWTIAVTPDHDDDDPDDVTVTDNVLTDDVYIGTAPSGNVTRDYNLVPGGGVGAHTISGTPTFANVAAGRCAYRLMSSSAGYLAASDSEDMGITGCGPPPADTTPPDTTITGGTNGKVSSTSASFTFAATESGSTFECRLDGGSWSTCTSPKSYTSLAAGSHTFDVRATDAASNTDATPASVTWTIGTFSTAPTFVGEHEVSSWTTTTGTAKSTSSFSVQAGDILVAYGMTADASITEAISGGSLSWTLRRSDTTSGYGANYVWTAVVPSNATISVTFTRTAGSNEWGGDVLQLRNSSGIGASAIGRGTGGPSLGLTTTENHSAVVVASVDWNAVSGTSRTWRTTAGALTEESYFFSSGGYTGYGGYHGDVGTAGAKTVGLSAPTGQKYTIAAIEVKGT; encoded by the coding sequence TTGAAAGCCTTTCTCGGCGCGCTCGTCGTGGCCGCGCTGCTGCCCGGCGTGGCCTCGGCCACGACCTATCACGCGACCGACTCGACGTTCGCATCCATCTTCGCCTCGGCCTCCGGCGGCGACACGATCTATCTCGCCGACGGCGACTACACCGGCTTCACGGGAGCGACCAAGTCCTCCACCGTGACCGTCCGCCCCGAGCCCGGCGACACCCCGGCGCTGTCGCTGGACCTCGACGACACGGCGTCTCACATCACGTTCGACGGCTTCACGGACCTCGGCGGCTGGCTGGTCAACGGCTCCGACCACATCACGATCGAGCACTCGACGCTCACCGCCCCGATCGCGCTCTACAACGGGGCGACCGACATCACGCTGGACGACGTCGTGCTCGACGACCTCGGCGAGGCGACCTGGGAGGGCCGGCTGTCGATCATCGACGCGCACGGCGTGACCGTCGAGAACAGCCACTTCGGCGGCAATGCCGGCTGCTCGGACGGCATCTTCCTCGGCGGCGGCTCCGACGACGTCCTGATCCAGGGCAACGAGTTCGAGGGCATCCAGCAGGGGTCCTGCGGGGCGCACAGCGACCCGATCCAGTTCTACGGGTCCTCGGACGTCACCGTCGACTCCAACTACTTCCACGACAACTCGACCGGCCTTATGTCTCCCGACGGCGCCGGCTCGCCGTTCACCTGGACCAACAACGTCATGGTCGCCGACGGCTACGCCTGGGCAGTGGTCGACGGCGGCGGCGTCGGCGACGTCATCCGCCACAACACGATCGTCGGCGACTGGACGATCGCGGTCACGCCCGACCACGACGACGACGATCCCGACGACGTGACCGTCACCGACAACGTCCTGACCGACGACGTGTACATCGGTACCGCCCCGAGCGGCAACGTGACGCGGGACTACAACCTGGTCCCGGGCGGCGGCGTCGGCGCGCACACGATCTCCGGGACGCCGACGTTCGCCAACGTCGCCGCCGGCCGCTGCGCCTACCGCCTGATGTCCTCGTCGGCCGGCTACCTCGCGGCGTCCGATAGCGAGGACATGGGCATCACCGGCTGCGGCCCGCCGCCGGCCGACACAACGCCGCCCGACACGACGATCACCGGCGGGACCAACGGCAAGGTGTCGTCGACGAGCGCGAGCTTCACGTTCGCGGCGACCGAGTCCGGCTCCACGTTCGAGTGCCGACTCGACGGCGGCTCGTGGTCGACGTGCACATCGCCCAAGTCCTACACCTCGCTCGCGGCCGGCTCGCACACGTTCGACGTGCGCGCCACCGACGCGGCGTCCAACACCGACGCGACGCCCGCGAGCGTCACCTGGACGATCGGGACGTTCTCGACCGCGCCGACGTTCGTCGGCGAGCACGAGGTGTCGTCCTGGACGACGACCACCGGCACGGCCAAGTCCACGTCGTCGTTCTCGGTCCAGGCCGGGGACATCCTGGTCGCCTACGGGATGACCGCCGACGCGAGCATCACCGAGGCGATCTCCGGCGGCTCGCTCAGCTGGACGCTGCGGCGCAGCGACACCACATCCGGCTACGGCGCCAACTACGTGTGGACGGCCGTGGTGCCCAGCAACGCGACGATCTCCGTCACGTTCACGCGCACCGCGGGCAGCAACGAGTGGGGCGGCGACGTCCTGCAGCTCCGCAACAGCTCCGGCATCGGCGCCTCGGCGATCGGGCGCGGGACGGGCGGGCCGTCGCTCGGCCTCACCACGACCGAGAACCACTCGGCGGTCGTCGTGGCGTCGGTCGACTGGAACGCGGTCAGCGGCACGTCGCGCACCTGGCGGACGACCGCCGGGGCGCTGACGGAGGAGTCCTACTTCTTCTCCTCGGGCGGCTACACCGGGTACGGCGGATACCACGGCGACGTCGGGACGGCGGGCGCCAAGACCGTCGGGCTGAGCGCGCCGACCGGCCAGAAGTACACGATCGCCGCGATCGAGGTGAAGGGGACCTGA
- a CDS encoding SRPBCC family protein — protein sequence MTPKPITVSIEVPQPRTKVYDYLDVMANHEPFTNHMLVDWSYSGPPRGVGSKADVNSKVGGRKEPVAIEVVDAVAPSKIVEHNVSAGGKRQASGTYELAELPSGGTRVSFTYAWREAPIADRLMAPLVRGILKRGNAKAMERLAEQLPA from the coding sequence ATGACCCCCAAGCCCATCACCGTCTCGATCGAGGTTCCCCAGCCGCGCACCAAGGTGTACGACTACCTCGACGTCATGGCCAACCACGAGCCGTTCACCAACCACATGCTCGTCGACTGGTCCTACTCGGGTCCGCCGCGCGGTGTCGGCAGCAAGGCCGACGTCAACTCCAAGGTCGGCGGCCGCAAGGAACCCGTCGCCATCGAGGTCGTCGACGCGGTCGCACCCTCGAAGATCGTCGAGCACAACGTCTCTGCCGGCGGCAAGCGCCAGGCCAGCGGCACCTACGAGCTGGCCGAGCTGCCCAGCGGCGGCACCCGCGTCTCCTTCACCTACGCCTGGCGCGAGGCGCCGATCGCCGACCGCCTGATGGCACCGCTCGTGCGCGGGATCCTCAAGCGCGGCAACGCGAAGGCGATGGAGCGCCTGGCGGAGCAGCTGCCGGCGTAA
- a CDS encoding TetR/AcrR family transcriptional regulator: MPRSNPRAQLLESAITYISERGISDLSLRELASAIGTSHRMLIHHFGSKAQLWVAVVRAVEERQRAGLPDLLPDPAADPATAMRAWWKHISDPSLWANERLFFELYGQALQGRPGTEAFLDGIVDSWLDTITDINIATGMDPATARANSRLGIAVTRGLLLDLLATKDHASVDAAMEVWIALNVGPGDAGGDH, from the coding sequence GTGCCCCGCAGCAACCCGCGCGCTCAGCTGCTCGAGAGCGCCATCACCTACATCTCCGAGCGCGGGATCAGCGACCTCTCGCTCCGCGAGCTGGCCAGCGCGATCGGGACGAGCCACCGCATGCTCATCCATCACTTCGGGTCCAAGGCGCAGCTCTGGGTCGCGGTCGTCCGCGCCGTCGAGGAGCGCCAGCGCGCAGGCCTCCCGGACCTCCTGCCCGATCCGGCCGCCGACCCCGCCACCGCGATGCGCGCATGGTGGAAGCACATCTCCGACCCGAGCCTGTGGGCCAACGAGCGGCTGTTCTTCGAGCTCTACGGCCAGGCGCTCCAGGGCCGCCCCGGCACCGAGGCGTTCCTCGACGGCATCGTCGACAGCTGGCTCGACACCATCACTGACATCAACATCGCCACCGGCATGGACCCCGCCACCGCCCGCGCCAACAGCCGCCTCGGCATCGCCGTGACCCGCGGCCTCCTCCTCGACCTCCTCGCCACCAAGGACCATGCCTCGGTCGACGCGGCGATGGAGGTCTGGATCGCGCTGAACGTCGGGCCCGGGGACGCCGGCGGGGATCACTGA
- a CDS encoding cytochrome P450 gives MAGVGARPGVDFRDPGLPRRLHGAFSGLREDDPVCRLRDGFWFVTRYDDVAVLLKDRVRLGTDLHAVRGYDEARPFGAGSALERFQEGLLINLPAADHRRVRGAFTKPFTRGAVEASMGELVAREAAALLAALPDDGEVDWVAAVAQPLPARVFMALFDLPHDDMDMLLALLHQDTVAIDVLLDPAIVAAEDLARGQAAMLGLVTYLEELAVARLDAGATGDDLLSWLLRAHRDGVLSWDDVLTQAMESLAAGTSTTQTLLSGMIEAFAAFPGEWDRVAADPSLVTSAVEEALRFVSPALTMGRVVLEDFTLHGRSLRAGDVVQCAVLVANRDPAAFPEPDRFDVGRTPNRHVAFGGGVHTCLGAHVARLEAREVLERAAERWRRIEVDGDGGTLHPTLMIRTYKSLPVRLVGR, from the coding sequence ATGGCCGGTGTCGGTGCGCGGCCCGGGGTCGACTTCCGCGACCCCGGGCTGCCCCGGCGCCTGCATGGGGCGTTCTCCGGCCTGCGCGAGGACGACCCGGTGTGCCGGCTGCGGGACGGGTTCTGGTTCGTGACGCGGTACGACGACGTCGCCGTGTTGTTGAAGGACCGCGTGCGGCTGGGGACCGACCTGCACGCGGTGCGCGGCTACGACGAGGCGCGGCCGTTCGGTGCGGGCAGCGCGCTGGAGCGGTTCCAGGAGGGGTTGCTGATCAACCTGCCGGCGGCCGACCACCGGCGCGTGCGGGGCGCGTTCACGAAGCCGTTCACGCGGGGCGCCGTCGAGGCGTCGATGGGTGAGCTGGTGGCGCGCGAGGCCGCGGCGCTGCTGGCGGCGCTGCCCGACGACGGGGAGGTCGACTGGGTCGCGGCGGTCGCGCAGCCGCTGCCGGCACGCGTGTTCATGGCGCTGTTCGACCTGCCGCACGACGACATGGACATGTTGCTCGCGCTGCTGCACCAGGACACGGTCGCGATCGACGTCCTGCTCGACCCGGCCATCGTCGCGGCGGAGGACCTGGCGCGGGGGCAGGCGGCGATGCTCGGGCTGGTGACGTACCTGGAGGAGCTGGCGGTGGCGCGCCTGGACGCGGGCGCGACCGGCGACGACCTGCTCTCGTGGCTGCTGCGGGCGCACCGCGACGGCGTGCTGTCGTGGGACGACGTCCTGACGCAGGCGATGGAGTCGCTGGCGGCGGGGACGTCGACGACGCAGACGCTGCTGTCCGGGATGATCGAGGCGTTCGCCGCGTTCCCAGGGGAGTGGGACCGCGTGGCCGCGGATCCTTCGTTGGTGACGAGCGCGGTCGAGGAGGCGCTGCGCTTCGTATCACCCGCGTTGACGATGGGGCGGGTCGTGTTGGAGGACTTCACACTGCACGGCCGATCGCTCCGGGCCGGCGACGTCGTGCAGTGCGCGGTGCTGGTCGCCAACCGCGATCCGGCGGCCTTCCCCGAGCCCGACCGGTTCGACGTGGGGCGGACGCCGAACCGCCACGTGGCCTTCGGCGGCGGCGTGCACACCTGCCTCGGCGCGCACGTCGCCCGGCTCGAGGCCCGCGAGGTGCTGGAGCGGGCAGCCGAGCGATGGCGTCGGATCGAGGTGGACGGCGACGGCGGCACGCTGCACCCGACGCTGATGATCCGGACCTACAAGTCGCTGCCGGTGCGGCTGGTAGGGCGCTGA